TCCGCCCCACTTCGCTTCGGACAAAAGGAGCCGCCTGGATCAATATCTTCATACTTTCTTCCACCTCTGACTCTTCACCTAAAATACTGACATAAACCCTGGCCTCATGAAGATCAGGGGAAACAATCGCCCTGGTTACGGTAACAAAACCCAGGCGAGGGTCTTTAAGCCGGTGGAGGATTATATCACTAACCTCTTCTTT
This bacterium DNA region includes the following protein-coding sequences:
- the rbfA gene encoding 30S ribosome-binding factor RbfA; translated protein: MRHYSYDRMDRVNELIKEEVSDIILHRLKDPRLGFVTVTRAIVSPDLHEARVYVSILGEESEVEESMKILIQAAPFVRSEVGRRIRLKYIPKVVFKFDPSIEYSAHISQVIESLKETGEAGNQ